A stretch of Mycobacterium sp. ITM-2016-00316 DNA encodes these proteins:
- a CDS encoding winged helix-turn-helix domain-containing protein has protein sequence MPTLTAAQARRVAVAAQGFHEPKPGVLTRGHLKRLISRIQVLQLDSVSVCVRAHYAPVFSRLGPYDRDVLDRAAWSHTARAPRLLTEYWAHEAALMAVDDWPLLRWRMREYEHGRWGTEIVKRNARLAEDIVAAIAERGPSTAGQIEAHLEAEPRGRKGPWWDRSDTKWVAEALWSSGVLTTATRVGFARHYDLTERVLPPDVLAREVSDEEAVRELILRAAGALGVGTEPDLRDYFRLNPKQSKPAVAALVAEGELEPVEVAGWNAPAYLRAGQKVPRRDRGTALLCPFDPLVFFRPRMERLFDGFHYRIEIYTPAHKRQFGYYVWPFLLDGELVGRVDLKRADGVLHVVGAFAEDGRDRAHVAAGMAAELRSMAGWLGLDDVAVGDRGDLVPQLRAALLS, from the coding sequence GTGCCTACTTTGACCGCCGCGCAGGCCCGCCGGGTCGCCGTCGCCGCCCAGGGCTTCCACGAGCCCAAGCCGGGCGTGCTGACCCGCGGACACCTCAAACGCCTGATCTCCAGGATTCAGGTGCTGCAACTGGATTCGGTGTCGGTCTGCGTGCGCGCGCACTACGCGCCGGTATTCAGCCGGCTCGGCCCCTATGACCGCGACGTGCTGGATCGGGCGGCCTGGAGTCACACCGCGCGAGCGCCACGCCTGCTCACCGAGTACTGGGCGCATGAGGCCGCACTGATGGCCGTGGATGACTGGCCGCTGCTGCGGTGGCGGATGCGTGAGTACGAGCACGGCCGCTGGGGCACCGAGATCGTCAAGCGCAACGCCCGGCTGGCCGAGGACATCGTCGCCGCGATCGCCGAGCGGGGCCCGTCCACCGCCGGACAGATCGAGGCGCACCTGGAGGCCGAACCCCGTGGCCGCAAAGGTCCGTGGTGGGACCGCAGCGATACCAAGTGGGTGGCCGAGGCGCTCTGGTCCTCGGGTGTGTTGACCACCGCGACCCGGGTCGGGTTCGCCCGCCACTACGACCTCACCGAACGTGTGCTGCCGCCGGACGTGCTGGCGCGGGAGGTGTCCGACGAGGAGGCGGTGCGCGAGCTGATTCTGCGGGCCGCCGGCGCGCTGGGGGTGGGGACCGAACCGGATCTGCGTGACTATTTCCGGCTCAACCCCAAACAGAGCAAGCCCGCGGTCGCCGCGCTGGTGGCCGAGGGCGAGCTGGAGCCGGTCGAGGTGGCGGGCTGGAACGCCCCGGCCTACCTGCGTGCCGGGCAGAAGGTGCCGCGGCGCGACCGTGGTACCGCGCTGCTGTGCCCGTTCGATCCGCTGGTCTTCTTCCGGCCCCGGATGGAGCGCCTGTTCGACGGTTTCCACTACCGGATCGAGATTTACACCCCGGCCCACAAGCGCCAATTCGGTTACTACGTATGGCCTTTCCTGCTCGACGGCGAGCTCGTGGGCCGCGTCGACCTCAAGCGCGCCGACGGGGTGCTCCATGTGGTGGGCGCCTTCGCCGAGGACGGCCGCGATCGCGCACACGTGGCCGCGGGGATGGCGGCCGAGCTGCGGTCGATGGCCGGGTGGCTGGGCCTCGATGACGTCGCGGTCGGTGACCGCGGTGATTTGGTCCCCCAACTGCGGGCCGCCCTGCTTAGCTGA
- a CDS encoding haloalkane dehalogenase, with product MDVLRTPDERFADLPDFPFAPHYVEVDGLRVHYLDEGPAGAAVVLLLHGEPSWSYLYRWMIPVLVDAGLRAVAIDLVGFGRSDKPATRQDYTYQSHVDWTWGAIEAIGLTDITLVCQDWGGLIGLRLVGEHSERFARVVAANTTLPTGDQHPGEAFLAWQRFSQETQEFPVGNIINGGCVSDLTPEVIAAYDAPFPDETYKAGARQFPTLVPTSPDDPAAAPNRAAWAGLQRFDRPFLCAFSDADPITRGADAPLRKLIPGAAGQAHVTIAGGGHFLQEDKGRELAGVVVDFVNRG from the coding sequence ATGGACGTTCTGCGCACCCCCGATGAGCGCTTCGCCGACCTGCCGGACTTTCCGTTCGCGCCGCACTACGTGGAGGTCGACGGGCTGCGCGTGCACTACCTGGACGAGGGCCCGGCCGGCGCGGCGGTGGTGCTGTTGCTGCACGGGGAGCCGTCCTGGAGCTACCTGTACCGCTGGATGATCCCGGTGCTCGTGGACGCCGGCCTGCGGGCGGTGGCCATCGACCTCGTGGGCTTCGGGCGCAGCGACAAGCCGGCGACGCGCCAGGATTACACCTATCAGTCGCACGTCGACTGGACCTGGGGGGCCATCGAGGCGATCGGGCTCACCGACATCACGCTGGTCTGCCAGGACTGGGGTGGTCTCATCGGGCTGCGCCTGGTCGGTGAGCACTCCGAGCGGTTCGCCCGCGTGGTGGCCGCCAACACCACTCTGCCGACGGGGGATCAGCACCCCGGCGAGGCGTTTCTGGCCTGGCAACGGTTCAGCCAGGAGACTCAGGAGTTCCCGGTCGGCAACATCATCAACGGCGGCTGCGTATCGGACCTGACGCCGGAGGTGATCGCGGCCTACGACGCACCGTTCCCCGACGAGACGTACAAGGCGGGCGCACGCCAGTTCCCGACGCTGGTGCCGACCAGCCCGGACGACCCGGCGGCGGCCCCGAACCGGGCCGCCTGGGCGGGGCTGCAACGGTTCGATCGGCCGTTTCTGTGCGCGTTCTCCGACGCGGACCCGATCACCCGTGGCGCCGACGCCCCGCTGCGCAAGCTCATTCCCGGTGCCGCCGGGCAGGCGCACGTGACGATCGCCGGCGGCGGGCACTTCTTGCAGGAGGACAAGGGTCGCGAACTCGCCGGTGTGGTGGTGGACTTCGTCAACCGGGGGTAG
- a CDS encoding diguanylate cyclase, whose translation MAGRGGRWWRQADQFHWFSVYLQDRGLDLPWRLATFGFTLLFAAVPVVMLTSPYGPDTAATRAVAIGASVCGLAVSSIWLIGWPTRRQSLIYHAVCCLSIAAGTLALSTSYGALMGCAMFAAIGGLLAYFHALVHVLANFAVAVGCAAIAAARLFADTGDAAVVVASLLLVLGLNLGVPFGIHALVHSLHTELRSSDFDPLTGLPNRRSFFNSVHEMLLERRGARVEMNVTMIDIDDFKRLNDTRGHAAGDEALVGIGAVLIQNCGADAVVGRLGGEEFVIADTASVESHAETVERIRLGIAALPVQITASLGTCGAAIGPGAAADPTEFLDQLIRAADLAMYRSKREGGNRIHRSDATATSP comes from the coding sequence ATGGCGGGGCGGGGCGGCCGGTGGTGGCGACAGGCCGACCAATTCCATTGGTTCAGCGTCTACCTGCAGGACCGCGGGCTGGACCTGCCGTGGCGGCTGGCGACCTTCGGGTTCACGCTGCTGTTTGCGGCTGTGCCGGTGGTGATGTTGACCAGTCCCTATGGGCCGGACACCGCAGCCACGCGCGCCGTGGCGATCGGGGCGTCTGTGTGTGGGCTGGCGGTCAGCTCCATCTGGCTGATCGGTTGGCCCACCCGCAGGCAGTCCCTGATCTACCACGCGGTGTGCTGCCTGTCGATCGCCGCGGGCACCCTGGCGCTGTCGACCTCCTACGGCGCCCTGATGGGCTGCGCGATGTTCGCGGCCATCGGCGGCCTGCTCGCCTACTTCCACGCGCTCGTGCACGTGCTCGCCAATTTTGCGGTGGCCGTCGGCTGTGCGGCGATCGCCGCCGCCCGGTTGTTCGCCGACACCGGTGACGCCGCCGTCGTGGTCGCGTCGCTGCTGCTGGTCTTGGGGCTCAATCTCGGCGTGCCGTTCGGTATCCATGCGCTGGTGCACTCGTTGCACACGGAATTGCGGTCCTCCGATTTCGATCCGCTGACCGGGCTGCCGAATCGCCGATCCTTCTTCAACTCGGTGCACGAGATGCTCCTGGAGCGTCGCGGGGCACGCGTCGAGATGAACGTGACGATGATCGACATCGACGACTTCAAGAGGCTCAACGACACCAGGGGGCACGCCGCCGGCGACGAGGCGCTGGTCGGAATCGGTGCCGTCCTCATCCAGAATTGTGGTGCGGATGCCGTCGTGGGTCGTCTCGGCGGCGAGGAGTTCGTGATCGCCGACACTGCGAGCGTCGAGAGTCACGCCGAAACCGTCGAACGTATCCGGCTCGGTATTGCCGCACTGCCGGTGCAGATCACTGCCAGCCTGGGTACCTGTGGCGCGGCGATCGGCCCCGGCGCCGCAGCGGACCCGACGGAGTTCCTCGACCAGCTGATCCGGGCCGCTGACCTGGCGATGTATCGGTCCAAGCGCGAGGGCGGCAACCGGATACATCGCAGCGATGCGACCGCCACCTCACCGTGA
- a CDS encoding SDR family oxidoreductase — translation MHEPQIALVTSASRGIGAEVAHQLAHPGTHVIVNYREKAGRAHAVADAIRDAGGHASAVAADISDESAAEAMIAGIRQRFGRLDTLVLNASGGLERDAEPGYAMRLNRDAQRRLVALALPLMPAGARVVFVTSHQAHFYPHKAVPMGYAPIAASMRAGETAMYGMRHEFARRGIHFTVVSGDMIDGTNVLTRLQGPALEPRRSTPLPSTDEFAAAIAGAANSQYHPGIVYVGGSEYLRTA, via the coding sequence ATGCACGAACCACAGATCGCCCTGGTGACCAGCGCATCTCGCGGAATCGGCGCGGAGGTCGCACATCAGCTCGCCCACCCGGGGACCCACGTGATCGTCAACTATCGCGAAAAGGCGGGCCGGGCCCATGCCGTGGCCGACGCCATCCGTGACGCGGGAGGACACGCGTCGGCGGTGGCCGCCGACATCTCCGACGAGTCCGCCGCCGAGGCGATGATCGCCGGTATCCGCCAGCGCTTCGGCCGGCTGGACACCTTGGTGCTCAATGCGTCCGGTGGCCTGGAGCGCGACGCCGAGCCTGGCTACGCGATGCGGCTCAACCGCGACGCCCAGCGGCGCCTGGTCGCGCTGGCGCTGCCGCTGATGCCGGCCGGCGCTCGCGTCGTGTTCGTCACCAGCCACCAGGCGCACTTCTACCCGCACAAGGCGGTGCCGATGGGCTACGCGCCGATCGCGGCGAGCATGCGCGCCGGCGAGACCGCGATGTACGGCATGCGCCACGAATTCGCCCGGCGCGGAATTCATTTCACCGTTGTGTCCGGCGACATGATCGACGGGACGAACGTGCTGACCCGTCTGCAGGGGCCCGCTCTCGAACCGCGCCGCAGCACACCGCTGCCGTCGACGGACGAGTTCGCGGCCGCCATCGCCGGTGCCGCGAACTCGCAGTACCACCCGGGCATCGTTTACGTGGGTGGGTCGGAGTACCTGCGCACCGCGTAG
- a CDS encoding nucleoside deaminase, which produces MSLPRRLLDVIDLDVLPLTEAGVAAGNKVFGAAILRKSDLSLVLAGTNDETTNPLWHGEVHTLTQFYALPEHPPPSDLLFISTHEPCTMCMSAITWAGFDNFYYFFSHEDSRDSFAIPHDLRILREVFGLEPGGYRRANAFWTAYSIPALVDAEDDPELRAQQARITQRYAALSQRYQDTKGDNDIPLN; this is translated from the coding sequence ATGAGCCTCCCCCGCCGCCTGCTCGATGTCATCGACCTCGACGTTCTGCCCTTGACCGAGGCCGGCGTGGCCGCGGGCAACAAGGTGTTCGGTGCGGCAATCCTGCGCAAATCCGATCTGTCGCTGGTCCTCGCGGGCACCAATGACGAGACCACCAATCCGTTGTGGCACGGCGAGGTGCACACCCTCACCCAGTTCTACGCACTGCCCGAGCACCCGCCGCCCTCGGATCTGCTGTTCATCTCCACCCATGAACCGTGCACCATGTGCATGTCGGCGATCACCTGGGCGGGGTTCGACAATTTCTACTACTTCTTCAGCCACGAGGATTCCCGGGACAGCTTCGCCATTCCGCACGATCTGCGCATCCTGCGCGAAGTGTTCGGGCTGGAACCCGGCGGCTACCGCCGCGCCAACGCGTTCTGGACCGCGTACTCGATTCCCGCGCTGGTCGACGCCGAGGACGATCCGGAGCTGCGCGCCCAGCAGGCACGGATCACCCAGCGGTACGCCGCGCTGTCGCAGCGATACCAGGACACCAAGGGCGACAACGACATTCCGTTGAACTGA
- the dapA gene encoding 4-hydroxy-tetrahydrodipicolinate synthase: protein MSTGGIDVSTRLGSVLTAMVTPFGPDGSVELAVAKKVAKRLVDAGCDGLVISGTTGESPTTNDDEKIALLEAVLEEVGDRARIIAGAGSYDTAHSVHLAKASAAAGAHGLLVVTPYYSRPSQRGLVAHFTAVADATELPVVLYDIPPRSIIPIDWDTLCTLSAHPNIVAVKDAKGDLHGAAQLMAQTGIAYYSGDDALNLPWLAMGAVGFISVWGHVAAAQLREMLSAFNSGDIATARKINATLGPLNYAQNRLGGVTMSKEGLRLLGVDAGEPRLPQIPATPSEIDELAADMRSAGVLR, encoded by the coding sequence GTGAGCACCGGTGGAATCGACGTCAGCACGCGCTTGGGCAGCGTGCTGACTGCCATGGTGACGCCGTTCGGCCCGGACGGCTCGGTGGAGCTGGCTGTCGCCAAGAAGGTAGCGAAGCGCCTGGTCGACGCGGGCTGCGACGGTCTGGTGATCTCCGGGACCACCGGGGAGTCGCCCACGACCAACGACGACGAGAAGATCGCGCTGTTGGAGGCCGTCCTCGAGGAGGTCGGTGACCGCGCCCGCATCATCGCCGGAGCCGGTAGCTACGACACCGCGCACAGCGTGCACCTGGCCAAGGCCAGCGCCGCCGCCGGGGCGCACGGTCTGCTGGTCGTCACCCCGTACTACTCGCGCCCGTCGCAACGCGGCCTGGTCGCGCACTTCACCGCGGTCGCCGACGCAACCGAGCTTCCCGTGGTGCTCTACGACATCCCGCCCCGCTCGATCATCCCGATCGACTGGGACACCCTGTGCACCCTGTCGGCGCACCCGAACATCGTCGCGGTCAAGGACGCCAAGGGCGATCTGCACGGCGCCGCCCAGCTGATGGCACAGACCGGCATCGCCTACTACTCCGGTGACGACGCGCTGAACCTGCCCTGGCTGGCGATGGGCGCCGTCGGTTTCATCAGCGTCTGGGGCCACGTCGCCGCCGCGCAGCTGCGAGAGATGCTGTCGGCGTTCAACTCCGGTGACATCGCCACCGCCCGCAAGATCAACGCGACCCTGGGGCCGCTGAACTACGCGCAGAACCGACTCGGTGGCGTGACCATGTCCAAGGAAGGCCTTCGCTTGCTCGGCGTCGACGCCGGCGAACCCCGGTTACCGCAGATCCCTGCCACTCCTTCCGAAATCGACGAACTGGCCGCTGATATGCGGTCGGCAGGCGTCTTAAGATGA
- a CDS encoding ribonuclease J, whose protein sequence is MTVFEYEGVSFVLDMGVLFPSTYTPGVDLILPDLEIFERANVSPSWVVLTHGHEDHIGALPYFVRSFPNVTIVGTQLTLALARGRLSEHGLNPPMKEISGGDTVDLGPFALTFVPVAHSVPDGIGLLMRVGELTVVHTGDFKVDATVLDGRNTVLERFLPSDGGPVDLLLSDSTNAEVTARVAGEGDITETLQSEFQSTAGKLVFACFASNIHRVQQAVDLAVADGRKVCFIGRSMVRNMGIAQELGYLKIPSGAEISYQECAAHPPRELAIICTGSQGEPLSALARISRGEHQIKVSSDDTVLLSARLIPGNETDIFQVVNALSRRGVRVHTRDTSKIHASGHAPAPDLEDLIRLLRPKCFVPVHGEWRHLQAHARIAERALVGQVNVIVLANGDALDLQSTTSRVSGTYGHRDLYLDGSTVGHIERSIFRERARMSDGGTVQIIVPIDSGSRQLVAEPVVSFFGISEDNDLWVRCVELAKVEIAKANGKVDSLKLEMRVTQSVRQFIKHEYRSKPLVATTVIELKQSGE, encoded by the coding sequence ATGACTGTATTCGAGTACGAAGGCGTGTCCTTCGTGCTTGATATGGGTGTGCTTTTCCCGTCGACGTATACTCCCGGGGTCGACTTGATACTGCCTGACTTGGAGATCTTTGAGCGGGCAAACGTCTCGCCGTCATGGGTAGTGCTAACCCACGGCCACGAAGACCATATCGGGGCCCTTCCTTATTTTGTTCGATCGTTTCCGAACGTAACAATCGTCGGGACGCAGTTAACGCTCGCCTTGGCTCGTGGACGACTTAGCGAACACGGGCTGAATCCACCTATGAAGGAGATAAGCGGGGGGGACACTGTTGACCTCGGCCCGTTCGCATTAACGTTTGTCCCTGTGGCGCACTCGGTCCCAGATGGGATCGGGCTGTTGATGCGGGTGGGCGAGCTGACAGTGGTGCATACAGGTGATTTCAAGGTGGACGCTACCGTTCTTGACGGCCGAAACACCGTTTTAGAACGCTTTTTGCCTTCGGACGGTGGGCCAGTGGATCTTTTGCTCAGCGACTCCACAAATGCGGAAGTCACAGCTCGGGTAGCTGGGGAGGGTGACATCACTGAAACACTACAATCTGAATTTCAGAGTACTGCAGGCAAGTTGGTATTCGCTTGCTTTGCGAGCAACATCCATCGGGTGCAGCAAGCGGTGGACCTGGCAGTAGCTGATGGTCGCAAAGTGTGTTTCATTGGCAGGTCTATGGTCAGGAACATGGGGATAGCCCAAGAACTTGGCTATCTTAAAATTCCATCTGGTGCAGAGATCTCGTACCAGGAGTGTGCCGCTCATCCTCCGCGTGAACTGGCAATAATTTGTACCGGCTCCCAAGGCGAGCCGCTGTCTGCGCTAGCTCGGATCTCCCGTGGTGAGCACCAGATCAAAGTGTCCTCCGATGACACCGTGTTGCTATCTGCGCGGCTGATTCCCGGCAACGAAACCGACATTTTTCAGGTCGTGAACGCGCTGAGCAGACGTGGCGTGCGAGTGCACACTCGCGATACCAGCAAGATTCACGCTTCGGGTCACGCACCAGCGCCCGATCTGGAGGATTTGATTAGACTGCTGCGCCCGAAGTGTTTTGTTCCTGTGCACGGGGAGTGGCGACATCTTCAAGCCCACGCACGGATTGCAGAACGAGCGTTAGTGGGCCAAGTCAACGTAATAGTGCTCGCGAACGGAGACGCGCTCGACCTTCAGTCGACTACCAGCAGAGTGTCCGGCACATACGGGCACCGTGATCTCTATCTCGATGGAAGTACCGTAGGGCATATCGAGCGCAGCATATTCCGTGAACGTGCGAGGATGTCGGATGGCGGAACCGTTCAGATTATTGTGCCGATAGACTCAGGAAGCCGCCAATTGGTGGCTGAGCCAGTTGTCAGTTTCTTCGGAATTAGTGAAGACAATGACTTATGGGTGCGTTGCGTCGAGTTGGCCAAGGTCGAGATCGCTAAGGCAAATGGCAAGGTTGACTCGCTCAAGCTAGAGATGCGCGTGACTCAATCTGTGCGACAGTTTATTAAACATGAGTACCGATCGAAGCCTCTTGTCGCCACCACAGTTATCGAGTTGAAACAGTCAGGCGAATAA
- a CDS encoding carbamoyltransferase C-terminal domain-containing protein codes for MVTSSSRNHGARNSGKSRWFLGTNFGHDAAVALINGKGELVFALEEGRVTSEKNCSRFPVNAIASALKITEGGDLVWGEGWHWPKRLLHKGIAATIQYGFREPLLLRVRLRKELLRFGRSIYFTVRYRRKLGTPVFTGHHLAHALSLVPCDLPKSTVVLVSDTTGEQDSLSAYYWDGKCMTLLNRSPWPNSPGTIFHQAAYFAGFPGERGPGKLMALSAYGKPHEFTQLHNATSVRSGRFRVDTALYPAFRYTDAIERTLSSEPAASRCRLARARHAEANASDFAATMQHWFEDILRRLVDDTCETARNAGLQVHAVGLSGGAALNCQANGRLANHLVHQGIEKLVVSPWSSDAGTAVGAAVHVALRAGVTKFRATTPLLGPRHEDAREAADDDVSDAADAILRGEIVALVSGGVEFGPRALGGRALLADARRADAVERLNHVKGRPAFMPFAPVARAEECHRWFAGTPSADMAWTVNVKDGAATAFPGIRHPSGEARVQAAVRERCPLLYRLLQQCEKRGMPMLLLTSLNGAGEPMLANVRSSIMTARVLGAAGCLTDKGWTVFDD; via the coding sequence ATGGTGACATCGAGCAGTAGAAACCACGGTGCGCGGAATTCCGGCAAGTCGCGCTGGTTCTTAGGTACCAACTTCGGCCACGACGCAGCGGTAGCGCTGATCAACGGAAAGGGTGAGCTAGTCTTTGCCCTCGAAGAAGGTCGAGTAACATCCGAAAAAAACTGCTCTCGCTTTCCGGTCAATGCAATTGCATCGGCGTTGAAAATCACGGAAGGCGGCGACCTAGTGTGGGGTGAAGGATGGCATTGGCCGAAACGGCTGCTGCACAAGGGAATCGCCGCAACCATTCAGTATGGATTTCGCGAACCGTTACTACTTCGAGTAAGGCTTCGGAAAGAGTTGCTTAGGTTCGGGCGCTCCATATATTTCACGGTTCGGTACCGTAGGAAGCTAGGCACTCCCGTTTTCACGGGGCATCATCTAGCGCATGCTCTTAGCCTCGTTCCCTGCGATCTACCTAAATCGACAGTTGTTCTGGTAAGCGACACTACGGGCGAACAGGATTCCTTGTCCGCGTACTACTGGGACGGTAAGTGCATGACGCTGCTGAACCGTTCTCCTTGGCCCAACAGTCCGGGCACGATATTCCATCAAGCAGCCTACTTTGCCGGTTTTCCAGGCGAACGAGGGCCTGGAAAACTTATGGCGCTTTCAGCGTACGGAAAGCCTCACGAGTTTACTCAGTTGCACAATGCTACATCTGTCCGTTCGGGACGTTTCAGGGTCGATACCGCCCTTTACCCTGCATTTCGATACACCGATGCAATCGAGCGTACACTCTCTAGCGAGCCTGCCGCTAGTCGCTGTCGTCTCGCCCGCGCGCGTCATGCGGAAGCCAATGCAAGCGACTTCGCCGCTACTATGCAGCATTGGTTCGAAGACATTCTCAGGCGACTGGTCGATGATACGTGCGAAACCGCTAGGAACGCTGGCTTGCAAGTTCACGCGGTTGGTTTATCTGGTGGCGCGGCTCTTAATTGTCAAGCAAATGGGCGTTTGGCGAATCACCTGGTACACCAGGGTATCGAGAAGCTCGTAGTCAGCCCATGGTCCAGCGACGCAGGCACTGCGGTCGGCGCGGCAGTTCATGTTGCGCTTCGGGCTGGAGTTACTAAGTTTCGGGCAACCACTCCGCTACTCGGCCCTCGACACGAGGACGCGCGAGAGGCCGCCGACGACGATGTGTCCGACGCTGCCGACGCTATCTTGAGAGGTGAGATAGTGGCACTTGTAAGCGGCGGAGTGGAGTTCGGCCCGCGCGCACTCGGTGGACGCGCGTTACTCGCTGACGCCAGGCGCGCAGATGCAGTAGAACGATTGAATCACGTCAAAGGGCGTCCGGCTTTCATGCCGTTCGCCCCTGTTGCACGGGCCGAGGAGTGCCACCGCTGGTTCGCCGGTACACCGTCAGCAGATATGGCATGGACTGTAAACGTGAAAGACGGTGCCGCCACGGCATTCCCCGGCATACGCCACCCCAGTGGGGAAGCGAGGGTTCAAGCAGCCGTTCGCGAACGATGCCCGTTGTTGTACCGGCTCCTTCAGCAGTGCGAAAAGCGCGGAATGCCAATGCTCCTGCTAACTTCACTCAATGGCGCAGGAGAGCCCATGCTCGCGAACGTGCGATCGTCAATTATGACCGCAAGAGTATTGGGAGCCGCGGGATGCCTGACAGACAAGGGTTGGACAGTCTTCGATGACTGA
- a CDS encoding NAD(P)-dependent oxidoreductase, giving the protein MRDGSTVLVTGAAGFIGSNLVGALSEALPTARIVGLDREPNPGNYKRWLTVDLADKDEVRQTLATLEVDLVIHLAAQAYVPGSLERPEDYVRDNVLATSNLLVALQERIVIPPIILASSCEVYGDQLDQTDEAVDPAPKSPYAATKLAQEHLIEASAAAFDVRYVICRLFNNFGPGQQHNRLVPSAIRAALRNEPFQLCGDGTAVRDWIDVRDTCAAIAQIARLRCEGVPTRLNLGAECPLAVAEVLAEVEHTFQLRLCITRQDDMPGHLRTTIANSQLARDALGWLPTRHLRDYLNEVLELITSDHSRYLTPPAPGSPW; this is encoded by the coding sequence TTGCGAGACGGTTCAACGGTTCTCGTCACCGGTGCAGCAGGCTTCATTGGCAGCAATCTAGTTGGCGCCCTGTCGGAGGCTTTGCCAACCGCACGGATCGTCGGCCTAGATCGCGAACCGAACCCTGGAAACTACAAGAGATGGCTGACCGTCGACCTTGCAGATAAGGATGAGGTACGCCAGACACTCGCGACTCTTGAAGTTGACCTAGTAATTCACCTTGCTGCACAGGCTTACGTACCCGGATCGCTTGAGCGGCCCGAAGACTATGTGCGCGATAACGTGCTCGCAACCAGCAACCTCCTCGTTGCCCTCCAGGAGCGGATCGTCATACCACCGATAATTCTGGCGTCGTCATGTGAGGTATACGGCGATCAACTGGACCAGACCGACGAAGCCGTCGATCCTGCGCCCAAAAGTCCATACGCGGCTACAAAGCTTGCGCAGGAACATCTAATTGAAGCGAGCGCTGCAGCATTTGATGTTAGATACGTAATCTGCCGGCTCTTCAACAATTTTGGTCCAGGTCAGCAACACAATCGACTCGTCCCGAGCGCTATTCGCGCCGCACTTCGCAACGAGCCGTTCCAACTTTGTGGCGACGGGACTGCAGTTCGAGACTGGATCGATGTCCGCGACACATGTGCAGCAATAGCCCAAATAGCGAGACTCCGTTGTGAAGGCGTGCCCACCCGGCTGAATCTTGGGGCTGAATGTCCCCTCGCTGTCGCGGAGGTTCTGGCAGAGGTCGAACATACATTTCAATTAAGGTTGTGCATAACCCGACAAGACGACATGCCAGGCCACCTCAGAACGACAATTGCAAATTCTCAACTCGCTCGTGACGCATTGGGCTGGCTTCCTACGCGACACCTGCGAGACTACCTAAACGAGGTCTTGGAACTCATTACCTCGGACCATTCTCGTTACTTAACGCCACCAGCGCCAGGCTCGCCATGGTGA
- a CDS encoding endonuclease/exonuclease/phosphatase family protein: MNDGSIRLATWNCNAGRSPEGVAFQFNLGALEQKLAMLDVFLVQEVPLIGGKLEGTLEAMLDRCGLVCRAWHQLDAAYNREVGVGAGLLVAARSHLREVKIHPFVNPRLHATVNGDHWESDEKGALTAMVSTRGLDIHVACVHLLPFHSFGYDPATDPATFQWSELESVVGALNSAARIVIVGGDFNRSERTLAGLQGLVSSQTRDSGASHDNIFVGPNLALATIEIVASPSDHHLVEGALTFLN, encoded by the coding sequence GTGAACGACGGATCTATTCGGCTAGCGACCTGGAACTGCAACGCAGGTCGCTCGCCAGAAGGCGTCGCTTTCCAGTTCAATCTCGGTGCACTTGAGCAAAAGTTGGCAATGCTCGACGTGTTTCTTGTGCAGGAGGTGCCATTGATCGGCGGCAAACTCGAAGGCACCCTTGAGGCAATGTTGGATCGGTGCGGGCTTGTCTGCCGTGCATGGCATCAACTCGATGCGGCGTACAACCGGGAGGTGGGAGTAGGCGCTGGGTTGTTGGTGGCCGCTAGGTCTCACCTCCGTGAGGTCAAGATTCATCCATTCGTGAACCCACGCCTTCATGCCACCGTCAATGGTGACCACTGGGAGAGCGACGAGAAGGGAGCGCTGACCGCGATGGTGTCTACGCGCGGGCTTGATATTCATGTTGCATGTGTTCATCTCCTTCCTTTTCATAGTTTCGGGTACGACCCGGCGACTGATCCTGCGACATTTCAATGGTCAGAGTTGGAATCGGTTGTCGGTGCCCTTAACTCGGCCGCGCGCATAGTGATCGTCGGTGGAGATTTTAACCGTTCTGAGCGTACTTTAGCCGGCCTGCAGGGTTTGGTTAGCTCTCAAACGAGAGATTCCGGTGCTTCACACGACAACATATTTGTGGGTCCAAACCTAGCGCTCGCAACAATTGAAATTGTTGCTTCTCCGTCCGACCACCATCTGGTCGAAGGAGCGCTAACATTCTTGAACTAG